The proteins below are encoded in one region of Bacteroidales bacterium:
- a CDS encoding helix-turn-helix domain-containing protein, with protein MNEIGEKIKELRKKKGLSQEELAELANVNLRTIQRIENNGNEPRGHTLNQICKVLDVSAEEILDYGKQIDYNFLFYFHLSVISFIVIPLGNIIIPMILWQTKKEKIIGLKEVGANLLNFQIIWTVLYFLSVVTFAFLKISHVNSYYLLFYIFAGLCTLNIILPIYFACSSKKGKIEKRYPKIFKIIK; from the coding sequence ATGAACGAAATTGGAGAAAAAATTAAAGAACTAAGAAAGAAAAAAGGTCTTTCACAAGAAGAATTAGCCGAATTGGCAAATGTTAATTTAAGAACAATTCAAAGAATAGAAAACAACGGAAATGAACCTCGCGGACATACATTAAATCAAATTTGTAAGGTTCTTGATGTTAGCGCAGAAGAGATATTGGATTACGGCAAACAAATTGACTACAATTTTCTCTTTTACTTTCACCTTTCGGTTATATCATTCATAGTAATTCCACTCGGAAACATAATTATACCAATGATTCTCTGGCAAACGAAAAAGGAAAAAATAATTGGACTTAAAGAGGTAGGAGCAAATCTATTGAATTTTCAAATTATATGGACAGTTTTATATTTCTTATCGGTAGTGACCTTTGCTTTTCTTAAAATTTCGCACGTAAATTCTTACTATCTTTTATTTTATATATTTGCAGGACTGTGTACTTTAAATATAATTCTTCCTATATACTTTGCTTGCAGTTCAAAAAAAGGGAAAATAGAAAAGAGGTATCCGAAAATATTTAAGATTATCAAATAA